agtgcctcctgggtgtttgccgagtgtttttttggcgacactcggcaaaccggtccttcgccgagtgtattatgtttgccgagtgtttttggtattgcactcggcaaaccggtccttcgccgagtgcccgaaataatacactcggcgaagtaattacactcggcaaattcgaggtttcccgtagtgatgcCACATCCACATGTAAAGTGGCTGGTTGTTTTTTCCCTGCAGAACGAGTTGGTCTTGCATACTGGCTCGTCACTACAGCAAAACTACGCGAAATGGATCGGCGACGAGCTCAGTGAGGCGGTCTTTGTGACTCAACCAAACAATGCCTTAGGCGAGGCGTCAACGTCGTTGACTAGAAATTTGGATTATATTCTTTTGTCACTCTTTTATAAAGACTGAGCTTTCGCATATTTGGTGAATATTTGGTGAGAAATGACAGATAATTATTGTTTGCGGGATTAATAATAATATTAATTAATAAAAACGCAGTGTACTGCCAAAGTGCCAAGTTGATGTTGATGCTCAACCAAGGGATGACAAGGACAAATAGATGTCACACATCGTACGTATCCATGGTGCTGCCTAGCTTCTGATTCGTTGCTTGCTCATCTGCACACTCTTCGCCCTTCCATGGTGGGTAGGTAATGTATAGTGACATCGTCATCACTAACGCGGTGTGGGCCCATGGAGCTAGACGACGGCCGGGAAGGGGTTGAGGCGAGGCGTGGGGCGGAGCAGGAGCGGGTGCTTGCGAGCGCACACCAGGCCGTCCGACTCATCCATGTCTATCGGCATGCCCTTgaccccgtcgtcgtcgccgccgccagcggtGGCCCAGTCGAAGCACTGCACGAGCGCCGCCAGCACGGCCGGCACGGACTGCAGCGCGAGGCCCATGCCGGGGCATCCGCGGCGGCCGCTGCCGAAGGGCATGAAGTGGAAGTGCTGCCCGCGGGGCTCCAGGctctcggcggcgccgccaggcATGAACCGCTCCGGGCGGAACGCCAGGGGCTCCTCCCAGAATGCCGGGTCGCGGCCGATGGCCCAGATGTTGATGAACACGGCGGTCTGCGGCGGCACGGTGAACCCTCGGAGCTGCATCTCCTCCGACGACTGGCGGTGCGCGATGGGCGCCGCCGGGTGCAGCCGCAGCGTCTCCTTGTACGCCGCAATCAGGTATGGCAGCCGCGGCAggtccgcctcgccggcgatcCGGTCCccgccgacgacggcgtcgaTCTCCGCCACCACGTTGCGCAGGGCCTCCGGGTGGTTCATCAGCTCCGCCAGCATCCACTCCACCATGGCGGCCGACGTGTCCGAACCAGCAGTGACCACGTCGATGATGAAGGCCTTGATGTTGTCCCGTGTGAGCTTGACCTCCGCCGTCTTGTCCTCGGCTTTGTCCATGAGGATGTCAAGCAGGTCCTTGTgcatcgtcgccgtcgcggcctccttcctgccgtcgtcgccgtcgtcgtcgagcatGAGGAGTTTCCTCGCCTCCCTGGCGTCCTCCTTGTGCCTGAGTATCTCCTCGAGCAGCGCGTCGAAgcggcggtggacggcggcggctcgccggcggaggccctgcAGGTCCCAGCCGCGGCAGAGGGCGATGTAGTCGTCGGCGTTGAAGGCGCCGACGAGCTCCGCCACGTCCTTGACGAGCTCCTGCGCCTCGTCCGCGACGCTCCCCGGCACGGTGCTGGCGACCATGCGGATGATGGAGGTGTTGGAGAGGCGGATGAGCTCGCGGGTGAGGTCGAAGGgttcggccgccggcgaggaggccgccgccagcgcggccCGCAGCAGGGACACGgtgccggcgcggcggacggGGCGGAGGTGCTCGACGGTGCGGGGTCCGAGGAGCTCCGACATGCAGAGGCGCTTCATGAAGCGCCAGTGGGTGTTGTAGGGGGCGAAGGCGAAGCCGGCGGAGCCGTAGGCGAACTGCCGGGCCACCGCCGTGAGCGGCCGCTCCGAGatgctcccctcgtggctgcgGATCAGCTCGCTCGCCACCTCCGCGGTGCTCGCCACGACGCAGTGCGTGGACCCCAGGCGGATGTGCATCAGGGGCCCCACCCGGGCAGCCAGCTCCTGGAAGGTGCGGTGCACCGGCGGCCGGAGCAGGTGGAGGTGCCCGATCACTGGGAGGCTAGTCGGGCCAGGGGGAAGACGACGGGAGGCTCGCCGGGAGATGAGGTGCTGCAAGgacacggcggcgacggccgcaaTAATGAGCGCCAGGACTACGGCGCCCATTGGATGCTCTtccatgctcaccaccagcaTGATTTGTCCGTCCTTTGTGCTTTCAGCTGCTCACCAAGGAACTCAACTGCGCGTGATCTGATGGAGGTGCCTTATTATAGGACTACTGAGAGAGAGTTGTGGACCTGTAGTGCTCGAAACTATTGTTGTATATTACTGTATTGATGAAGGTTGACAAATATCACCTGAATTTTTTAGAATTTCAGGATGGGATCAgaaagaataattaaataataattttcttataattttaaaattttacaacatttattttcttgacagaaaatttagtataggaaaataattaattatttttctaaattaaagaTAATGGTTCTGTGTGTTGTGCTTTCATgtcgatgcatcttggtgtttcatgagtgcaaaggTTTTAAAACGCGTTTCTATAACCATTAGGTTCCTCTAAGAAATTtccctagagctaaatctatttataAGAAGGCTCTAGAATCTTTTTCATGAGTTCCAAGTATTTTATATGGATTTCCCGTGTCCCAATCTATCTATCAGATTTTTCCCGGAATTTTTGAGATTTTTTGGATATTTTTCATGCTTTGAAAACGTGATCTAGAATTTTCAAGATTTGTTTTCGCACTGGAAATTATATTTCTGAAAATAACAAAACCCTAAAATCCTTATCGGGTTGGATCCTTTCAAACCCAACCCGCTACTACCTAGttcatccctctccctctaTTGGTGGGTCCCGCACCCGCCTAACGGGTTGAACCTGAAGGTCGACCCGGCCTAGCCTGCGAGCAGCGGCTGCCTCCCAGCGCAGCATGCCTGGACGCCACCGCCGTTGCTGCCAAACCTTGGCGTGCATGCCAAGGCAGGTGTGGTCCCGTGCGCCTATAAAAGGCAGGGACCTGAGCCCCAGTGCGCCTCTGCAGCCTCTTTCGCCCCACGCCTAGCCTCGCCTGCTCGCGCAGCGCCGCTGTCGTTGATCACCGAAAATGCCGCCACCGAGCTTGACCACCCCATTTCCTTGTGTCCGTCGTCCCTCGGAGCAAACCGCGATTGCCCGGAGCATCTCCTCGCTAAACCGAAGGTCCGCCGCCGGTCCTCGACGCCTCCTCGTCGCTGGAGCGCCGCTGCCGTGTGGAGCCCCAAGCCGGCCACTGTCTGTTGCCGTCGTTGGTTGAATTTCGGCCATCCCCGTCCGTCTCCACCGTAGGCAAGGACACCCACAGACTCCCATCGACCTCCTCTCTGCAATGCGCCACCAAAGCTCCGAGCTTTTGCATTTAAACCCCTGGAGAACCCTGTAATCTTTACCTTATCTCCTGTGTCTTGTAACTCTCTCAGAAAGCCCCCTGGAAAGTTTAGGTTCCTGCAAGCCAATCCAACCTGAGCACTTTAACAGATCTAACCCTAGGCTTTGACCTAATGGCGAGCACTATTCCATGTGTCTTGCCAATCATCTCTGCTAGCTTGAGAGATCTATGGTTAATCTTGTTTAGGtccttagaaccttgtttaatcCATAGATTCCACGCTTTAGCTCCATTTAACCTCGTtcttgttgcgttagattcatatcaacttaaattACGCATTAGAAGCAGTGCTGATCATATTCTCTATATTGTAATTTattcaaaatattaatatgattaagtacttatatacttgccttttctaattaaaatctaattagagtttaACCACGCATTTCATAACTAATGTTAATTTAACTAATGCTTACTTAAATAACTCTTccaattaaaatctaattagagctACACCTTGGCATTTTCATAATCAAACTAAATTTGATTAATGATTATTCactttgttttctaaataaaagctacataagttatatctctagttttcataattaaatgttagtttgactaatatgaatataaatgtgttttttattatatttggttagttcaacacGAATCATAAAGTTATGTGCTTAGATGTTCCCACATATGATAtcttttccaaattaaatgtttgAAGTGTTATAAACTACACATGAACATTTGTAActaaaatttgactaagctttacttcatgttttcaaaatataaatataatgtgAGTTAACTCTAACATAggatatttctctaaaatatcatCTACATTAATTTCCAAGTTTAAAATGTATGAAGCACGtagttcttttcttttataaaccCAAATCTTATGATAGTGTATCTTCTCAATCAAAGCTTTGTTTTAATCGGTCCTTGTTGTGTCAATCTTCTAAAAACCCTAAGCCATAGTTTAGCAACGTTGTTTTGCcatgtttcatatttttgaaaataaatatggTATTAATTTTCATTAATACTTATTTACTTAgctttttctaattaaaagctaattaggtttATACATCAATTTTCTTTAAGCAAGTGTTAATATGATTAATATCAACATGAATGAGATTCTAATTATAACTTGCCTAGTTCGACACGACATATAAAGTTATCGATTAGATGTTATTACATATAGTTTATTTTCTAAAGTTAAATGTTTAAATAGCATAATTTATAcatcaatatttataaataaaagtttACTAGGTTTTACATCATCTTTTTAGAAacaaatataatttgaattaaCTCTAACTTAGgatattttctaaaagtatccTTTACATATGTTTTCTAATTACAATAACTGTAGCATATAGCTCTTGTTTTTTCCTCTACAAAAAGTTTCTCCGATACATGTATATTTGAACAGTACCATCGTTCTTAGTGTTTTATGCGCCTTCGTGATCTTAGAATTGAGCCCTATCCTTtcgtacgctcttttaaagcttttctctttgattggtgtatcgttcttagttgtacttgtttgtttgcttgtatgtttgtaccgGTAATTGTTTCAAGTAGAACGATCGTTGttcgaaagatttgaagattataGCTTGACCCTCAAACTGCTCTGCTCTCTGGTAGCTTCGCAGTTTGAGAGAGATTTATGTATTGCTCTAAccatgaaaccttagcgagctaTCCTTACTAGGAAATCTTTGTAAGGACCTCATAGCGTCCCcttgcaatcacacctcggtagtgtgataagtgcctacttttgcacagcatggttgggtctaaagttttTCCGAACTTTTACActacttgtggtgaaagtgtacaaccccTGCAGAGTGTCTAAAaatgatatatcagccgtgctcatggtcaagagaGGCCtggtgtaacgaccgacccctaatctttccagttaggcttgatctcagcccttaacctcagtcagttgccctgttgaccgcacctaagtgctcagttttccgccagttccgacccctgagatccgacccctaccgttcGTTCCTtgttcccgaccctggcgagttcagccctctgtcggatcctgctaatcttcctcaaccgtcagatcttttcccccggtggacccgtgagatcttttccagatcccccgcaccagccgcactcgagttgcatggccgcctcagagctttcctgccgcgtggctcgtcttctccgacgccaccgctcagttttgtctctggcaagcgaccaagtgggttcccgcgcccttttccccaatagcagcggaagccctctgcacccctttctgcagatcctcgctccccgcgcccatcatcacgataccagatctcGGTCCCGGAGActgatgtcgcccgtcttttccgtcctttccagtaacagttgcgccgcccggtcgtcgctacacgacgattccccaaccgccaaccccgaccgcagcagcgacagtccctttccccgctctgtcagacgccgcccgacaatctgttgttccgcgctctctccccgcgccgcgtccgcttgttctcccacctgtgcgcccttgattctaccgccgtttaaccggtcgcttctatcacttcttctgcacgacgacgcccgctctccgccaaaacccaaccaccggtctacccgcgcctacgccgccctgacagagtagcgcaatgatcgctggcgtcacccccggagttctgccgCACCGCcaggtttgctcaatcgccgccacggcagagcactccattgcttctccccggccttcgcgccgctccccttctctctctccgcgacgttcccgttcctctgctccaagcagctataaaaggaaggcccctgtcgccggagttccctccgcctttgttgcccttagttcctctagctccctactcaagctcctagcgccatccgcCCAGTCTTGAAGAgttcatctcccagttccttctcagttcatctGAGTCACCAGCAGCGTActccttgtgctgcgtagagctctcttgtgatccgcaagaagcagcgccgccaccggagtATCGCCGGCCTTAGTCCCtgctcaaagctttagttccgcgcccaagtctgcctcttcccgaccccaagctttcctttcaggaagaaggtgagtgccgaccctaagtccgcctcgaccgaccctcctatccgcccgaccccagttccgtctcgtccgaccctgtctgttcgccgacccctgtccgcctcgcccgagggcttggctgtgatcttttttcttcaacttgagggtgtaagtgtaaaacgtgggaacccttcagcgtttccgtctgaggatcccagttatcacatcctctagttcaaggatcagaccactagtctccttcctacccttaccagttgatcatcatcagctctctcaaacagccTCCAACTCctactctttgtcgcaagtttctgggctcaggagagccagtgttgctgtcaaatcaaaaatgtttaagctaacccttgcattgcattcgtgtagagttgcatctcgctaacggcttctacgagctgcatccgacgcccgaagaagaagctgtagccgagttcctgcccgctgaagtcgaagccgcccccgaagtcgagcagttccagccttctttgcttgcaggcaagccccggttgcatgaaaatcctacgtgttttgccaaacttgcacatgccttccgaatagcatgtttgtgcatttacgtttaggagttgtgtgaaaccctagatgcatgactcagtgacccatgatctgagcactagctgttggaccgagtagctgcattgcttaaataggagacggtaaaagccgagtgatctcctgtcactcgcgagttgtaggagttgcatgtttactctcctgttacaactataaggacgatggacggggcagggttggtaactctttggtggtcggatggtcgccccgtctgtctatgaaaacttgctaaggcccgatagtggtggtgttcgtgatcaagtgtttgaaagtactagcctcatacttagtatgggatgaggaagcctagtacctgattgaacctaaacgtgagcggtcgccccattgttcttggaacggagtttcccctgctggttgtcgcacgtggtggcaaagcgtggtcacagaacggcagagaccgggtctgtggaaccttgcaccaaaggaaatgggcccgacacgggttaggggattgatggggaaggccgacacgtgaagcgacctccgggtgcgcggatgtcgtggggctaggttcaccatgcatggttaaagaactcgaatcgattcgtctgcctctcacagtttgagattgcttgatcgctatgtcaccctgagtaaatgaggaatctgatgatggcaatgttgttgtttttatctacacacttgtttggctcaatgtttgcttagaataggttgcacaatctagactggtaagtaaatctagaaccggagctaaaacttgaaaataggttacttagtgcttttggcaaaacaaacccttcagccaagaagccttgcatgtctagttgggagagtagttggctcctccccggttaagtcttgttgagcttagtagctcagccttgttgtggctcctgtttttcaggtgaagttgcagttcccgacccctcccttgttggtgcttggccgccccagctcccgccaggctggacggtcgagtgggacccctcctcggacggcgaggagaggactcagtgatgttctggctggcctcgcccagacgtccgaccccgacgaagtcttccgctagcgtttccctgttgttttcttgaaaacttgtaaaactctgatgttggatttttatgGTCGAATTAAgtgggtaaaacttgttcaactcagtggactcgttgtattctctgtaaccgctcaccttcgtgtgggtttgctgaactcgatcctgtttaagtggtcaaatcggatgaagtccgacagcgcttcgtgttagctcgagttaatcAAGAgtatcgcatgttaggcggctaaactttgattaatcaagctaatccgaggtggttccgccacagcttggTACCAGAGCCGAGTTTAGCATatcagagaacccaatgagccctaaacacttctttgaaaataaaagttgcaagagcctttcgaaaatctcgtacaagcgttaaggatgacttagtgcgagaggccctaggggtttttggggttgttttaggtgactaataagtatctggttatgttgctaacttctccagcacttcgccacgtctgtTATATGTgagccgagttccgcatcacgagcatgcgagggttgatagggagttccattcaggggaccctatcttcgcggttgtttttgcccacgtctattatacgtgcgcaggttccgtatgtgatccatacgaaggttgatatggttcgattccaacgaacctattggcacggttgtttcgccacgtctatcatacgtgtgccgatgccgcatcacgagtatgcgaagggttatgtggttctattcggaaggaacctctttccacggttgagtgctgtccatgcagccttaaacgcatgggtgccgttcctatagtgaacggtaatgcttgggaacgctttcgtgggtgctggcacgaaaggttcgggtgtgtgttttctgcaggttgctaaccgcgctcgttaagacgttgctagaaccgactagataatatagggagagacgtattgttgccttgtcaccggcgctaaccacgtaagacccaaggttcgggcagttgtttttggttaagagtacggtaggccgtgcatgcgtcatataAAATCAGTAATGTtctcttctcaacagcaaccctaTCCGacagagttcttttggatctaaggatttctagctcctcttagttgctcttggttaagcccttctgcttctctatccgacccctgatcttcggagttatctcacgtggcttcggttttcttggttccagatggctgctcccgggcatgtggtgtttggagcggacggtaccttccaatcaacatgcctacatttcgaggggtttcccgcgatcttgtgggacacgttgagatggtttgggtatcagtccccacccctgtattctgggcggctgtatgtggagcagggcatccagacgtgccaggtgcaagcactggtgccacccccttttgcgcggcccgactggccctctctgggcatcatagcctacggtctttctccggaagatacgtgggaatccgccgctcTCCAATTGCTcacgcagttctgtcagttccaccctgtggagatcaccctggacccgatcggtctttttcccgtcagaagtcggatggacccggcctggctagaccgcatcggaaacctcgaggtgttggccactacTTGTGCCACGCTCAcaatctccaccaacgtccgttgcatggctgctttctaccggctgatcgagctccaaggaagagccatgactctctttgCCCGGACTGCTGCAGACacccacgggtacctccaggcagctagaagagacctggtaggccaaacctaccagctgatccaacgtggaatccagatccacgacatgcaggaccggatctccgagctggaaggagaGGTTGCCGACCTTGTGGACGGTATGATCGAGCTCTCCgaggagaaaatggaggtggaaatggagttggccgttgccaatgcccacctagaggagcacccagctgagcttgaagatatgcatgccctcaacatgcagcttgaagctcaggaggaccctgaggaagacgagggagcgtccagcatggacatagaagaagatggcgccccttctccgactcatagtgtccagtggtagcttaagggttctcaggaaccttctttcttttgttgtactcctcggcagcctagttttggaaagttgtaataggttagccttgagttgagtactccctgtgttgaaacgtcgttgtgtataaagtcaaCCCAGTGCAGTGCATAGTTTTATCCTTCCGAGTGATGTGGATGCTAAGGCTAAATAAGTGGTGCCGtgaccctgtgttgttttcagGGAGCCTGTttagttggccgaccctagtttgcgagctAGAGTGCGCCGACCTTTGAGACAGTTaccgccttgtccgaccctcttcgagtacggaccgtatccgaccccttggttcgaGTAGACCCGaccctaggagtctgtatgtggtgtGGTTACCTGAGGTGGAGTACCAGGGCAAGTAAGGGCTATCGGTGATGacatgggaggaatgtgcttcctctataaggacgtgtgatgcaccttcggcaagagtcgcattaaaggaCTTAATTCAGACGTTCCCATTCGTTGGaatacacctaaggttatgaggttgatggggcgttaactcttgcagatggcgcaccgcacgaggtctggaactatgcccagcagcagtgaccagcgccaggatcttcccccgcccccgccaccatcgccattggaggcaatcctagcaactcaaaccgagctgctcaggcatctggtgcaaggacaacagcaaccacatggtggtagagcacagcagcagcagcatatcgcaagatatgaggactttctggggacgcaACCCCCGttgttccaaaagacccaagaaccgctcgacgctgatgcatgggttcgtacgatcgagtCCAAGTTTGAGCTCCTTACCGCCCCATGccctgacaacaacaaggcgcggttcgcagctcagcagctgcgtggttccgcacggctttggtgggatcactaccatgccatgctacctgctggccacgtggtcagttggaacgagtttaagacggcgttcaaggcgcatcacattcctgaaGGTCTTCTGGAGCgaaagctcaacgagtttctggccctcacccagggaactagggatgtgctgcactacgcccaggcgttTAATGACCTGTGCCGATATGcgggatatcacgcggacaccgatgagaagaagcgggatagattccgccgaggtttgagcttggagctcagggagaggctgaaccccatccgagtggacacctataacgagttggtcaatctggccatctcccaggaggattgcatgcaagctctcaaggccgaccagaagaggaaagcctctgtggctcttccgagcccgccagcccgaaggtttcggatgatccctccacaagcccctggccgaccccaacagtcaggaaaatggatcgcccgacccccgccggcaacaatgcctagttctccaggcttccaaccgcaagtaccccggccgaccttgccaacgccacctcgtccggcagccagtaacagatgttttacctgcggcaatgaggggCATTTTGCAAGGGACTGCCCCAAGAGCAAGACTCaacagcaaggccagaaccccatggcagccagaggaagaaggcccaaggtgcaagtccgacaaggccgactcaactacaccagcttgaccgaacttcccgaaggtgcatcagtgatgacgggtacttttcttgttttaaatcaagctgttgtggtgttgtttgattcgggagcctctcatagctttatcgggagtaaggcaagggaaaggtgtgggctaagtgtaggtcacactaaggaaccctatgtgatcgccactcctggaggaaggataacgtcggatcagatcgttattcttgtacctctccagctaggccccacccttttcaaggaaaaccttatcatccttgacctcgaaggcctagacatcatccttggcatggattggatggcccgacatcgtgttgttttagatacctcagcccgatctcttttcatcagctcgccctctcatggcaATGCGACCCtctccttgacccatcctgagccTTTGACCCTTTGTGCCTTTTCTCTCTTGGGAacccgtctagaagacctccctgttatctgtgagtatccagatgtgtttccagaggacttgccaggcatgccacctgacagagaagtggagttttctatagagttaGTTCCGGGCACAActccgatatctaagagaccctatcggatgccacccgctgagttagcagtgttaaagacccagttgcatgatctgttggaaaagggcttcattcgacccagtatgtcatcttggggttgccccgccctgtttgtgaagaagaaagacggcagtttacggatgtgtgtggattaccgacccctcaatgcggtaacagtcaagaataagtacccactgccccgcattgatgtcttgttcgaccagttagccggagcaaaagtgttctccaagattgatcttcgttctggttatcaccaaatcaagattcgaccttgcgacgtacccaagacagctttctctaccagatatggattgtatgagtacctagtcatgtcctttggactcaccaatgcacccgcttacttcatgtaccttatgaactcggtgtttatgcccgagctggacaagtttgtagtggtgttcattgatgatatcctagtgtactcaaaggacgaggaagagcatgccaaccaccttcatatagttcttcagcgactgagagatcaccagctttatgcaaagttctccaagtgtgagttttggttggatagtgtcaagtttttgggacacactatctccaaggacggtattgccgtagatcccagtaaggtgcaagaggtcatggaatggaagtctcctatCTCGGTACACCAGATCCGGAGTTTCCTCGaactggcaggttactatcggcgttttataccggatttctccaagatagctaagccgatgaccgagttgttaaagaaagaggccaagtttgtgtgggacaccaagtgcgaagaagctttcaaaaccctgaagcacttgttaaccaccgccccagttttggctcaacccgacccctccaggccgtatgacgtatactgtgacgcctctggcactagacttggatgtgttcttatgcaagacaaccgagtcattgcctatgcctcacgtgcgttgcgacctcatgagctgaactacccgacccatgaccttgagttggtagtagtgatacatgccttgaagatatggaggcactacttaatgggagctcactgcaacatctacaccgaccacaagagcctcaagtacatcttcacgcaagccgacctcaacatgcgttagagaagatggctggagttgataaaggattat
This portion of the Setaria viridis chromosome 7, Setaria_viridis_v4.0, whole genome shotgun sequence genome encodes:
- the LOC117862541 gene encoding cytochrome P450 93G1-like, which codes for MLVVSMEEHPMGAVVLALIIAAVAAVSLQHLISRRASRRLPPGPTSLPVIGHLHLLRPPVHRTFQELAARVGPLMHIRLGSTHCVVASTAEVASELIRSHEGSISERPLTAVARQFAYGSAGFAFAPYNTHWRFMKRLCMSELLGPRTVEHLRPVRRAGTVSLLRAALAAASSPAAEPFDLTRELIRLSNTSIIRMVASTVPGSVADEAQELVKDVAELVGAFNADDYIALCRGWDLQGLRRRAAAVHRRFDALLEEILRHKEDAREARKLLMLDDDGDDGRKEAATATMHKDLLDILMDKAEDKTAEVKLTRDNIKAFIIDVVTAGSDTSAAMVEWMLAELMNHPEALRNVVAEIDAVVGGDRIAGEADLPRLPYLIAAYKETLRLHPAAPIAHRQSSEEMQLRGFTVPPQTAVFINIWAIGRDPAFWEEPLAFRPERFMPGGAAESLEPRGQHFHFMPFGSGRRGCPGMGLALQSVPAVLAALVQCFDWATAGGGDDDGVKGMPIDMDESDGLVCARKHPLLLRPTPRLNPFPAVV